The Mycolicibacterium flavescens genomic interval CGGGTTGCGAAGAATTTTTTGGGGCCGGTGCAGAGCTACATCGCTGCCCACCTTCGCCTGGGGATACTCCTCACAAGAGCAGTTAGAGCGCCTTTTTTCCGAGGTGTTCCTGGCTGGCGCTGGGCTGCGCGATCGTCCATATGTCGGCGTCCGCCGTGGACAGTTGAAGATTTGTGCTGCACAGATGCCGATCGGTGGGGTTATGATCACCTCATGCTCAATAAGGGCACAACTAACACACAATTACAGACCAGTTTGCGAGGTGGTGTCATGACACATCTAGTGGCCAATCCGGTCAAGATGGAGATCAACGGGCTTTGCAACTACTCCGACCCCGAGGACTGGTTCGACTACCGCAAGACCAAGCAGTGCAAGCGGATCTGCGGCAACTGCCCACTGCGCCAGGCCTGCGCCCGTAGCGCCCTGGCCCGGGGAGCCACCGATGGTGTGTGGGCAGGGGTGGATCTGCCTGGAGCGCACGCCTCGGTCGAGGAGCACCTCGTTGCGCGCCGGCAGCTGGCGATGGTGGTTTCTGCGATGGATCATCAGCCCGAGGCGCACCGTCTACGGTGTCTGGCGATCCGCGAAGCGATGCACAACGCCACGTTCCCGGGCACCGGGGCGTTTGTCGCGGAGTCGGCCAGTGCCTAGTACGGGCGCGAGGACCTGCGCCAACAGAATCCTGCGGGACTACCTTGTCGCCGCCCTGCGCTGTTCGACGCACCCGCTGACCACAACGCAGCTACGCCAGGGCGCGCCGGCCGTCGCCGTACAGGGCAGCACGCGCCCGCTGCCGCCCACCCAGGAAGCCATCTACCGGCTGCTACGCATCCTCCACAGCGAAGGTGCCGTCGTCGCAACCGAGGTCGGCGCATGTCGGCGCGCCTGGTTCGCGACAGTCGACCCCGACGCGGACCGCGAGATAGCCAGTCTCGATGCCCTATTCACTGCGCCCAGCGCCGCCGCTGCGCACCGACCTTCGACATTCGATCCATGCCGGCGACGCCACTGACCGCGGACGTGCTCGCCGCACTAGAGCGCATCGGCTGCCCGGTCAGCACTACCGACTTATGAGGTGGCTCAACCGCGACCGCGCGACTCCGCTCGTCGTCGACCAGGTGTACCGCGCGCTGGAGGCGCTGCGCTCGCGCGGTGCGGTGCAGCGCATGAGGTCGGCAAGCAACAAGCGGATCCGCTACTGGGACATCGCGACCAGCAGTCCCTGCCGGTGCGGGCGTCAAGCAACACCCATCACGACCGCCGCTGAGCACCGGCGGCAAAGCCCAAGGAGGACAACCCGATGAGCAGCAGCTTCGCCCGGCAGAGCACGCCGACTCAACGACGGACGGCCCCTCAGCGCGGCGCCCACATCACAGCGGTGCCCCATTACGGCCGCCGAGAGCAGCAGTGGCACAGCAACTACAAAGCCCTCCTCGCCTTCGTCGCCGAGGCCGGCCACGCGCAGCCAATCGAACGCATCACCCGGGAAGGATGCAGCATCGGGACATGGGTTGACACCCAGCGCGCCCGCTACCGATCGGGCCGACTGCCACTGCACCAGCAAAACCTGCTCGAAGCCGTCCCCGGCTGGATATGGACCCCTGATCGGTCCGCGGAGTATCAACGCATCTGGGACCAAGCTTTTTCCGCGCTGCAACAGTTCGTCGACACCCATGGCCATGCGCAACCGCAGTACAAGTCCACTGGGGGAAGAATCAGGCTTGGCGTCTGGGTCAGCAAGCAGCGCGAGTTTCACCGCGAAGGAGTCCTCGCCCCGGAGAGGGCCCGCCGACTTGAGGCGCTGCCGGGCTGGGAATGGGAGCCAGAACAGGCGAGAGCCGCCCGTTCCTGGGAACGGGCCTTCGAGCTGCTATGCGCCTACGCCAGCGCCCACGGTGAGGCCCGGCCGCCGTGTGACCACATGACCGACAATGGTTTCAGCCTGGGCGGGTGGGTCGGCCGACAACGGGATGACTACCGAGCAGGGCTTCTGTCTGCGGAGAAAACTCAACGCCTGGGAACGCTGCCGGGTTGGGTGTGGGACGGCAGAGAACTAGTTGCCCAGGGCCGGAAAGCATTGTGGGACCGGAACTTCGGTGATCTTGTCGCCTATGCCGCCGAACACGGGCACGCGAGCCCTGGTCTCGATGACGCGGCATACCGCTGGGTGGTTATTCAGCGCAGACGTTATGCCAGCGGACGACTTGCCGCCGACCAAGTGACGCGCTTGGAGACCCTGCCCGGGTGGCGCTGGCGCCTGCGCAGCGTGAGGCGAAGCTGGGATGACTACTACGCGGAATTCCGTCGCTACGTCACCGATAGCGGTCACGCGAGGCCGCCGGTCAGATTCCGCACCGCTGACGGGTTGGCGTTGGGCCAGTGGACAGTCGACCAGCGCCTCGCCTATCGCCGTGGGCAGCTCACCGCGGATCAGGTTCGCCGGCTCGAACAGGTCCCGGAGTGGTCATGGAAGACCCTGACGCCGCCGAGGCCGACATGCTGACAAAAAACCCAGTGCCTCGCGCTCTGGTCGTCGAGAACGCCAGCAACGGTGCTTTCACCCCCGGCATCGTGCGGGTACGTGTACGCCCTTGGAGTCGGCGTATTTCGTCGTGCAGCTGCGGGTGGCGCGGCCGGCGACGGGTGATGCGATCGCGAAGCGTTCTGGACGCACTACTGCACGCGGCCTCGCGTGGATGTCATCCGGCGGTGCCGCTCGTCGACGTTGACATTGGTCGGCGGCCATGACGCCGAGGGTGCCAATGGGCATCAGTGATCGGCGGTTACGGGCGTTCTTCGCCACTCGGGGCTACCCAGACCCCGCCACTGTCAGCCAGGAGAGGACAATATGGGCCGCAACAGAGCGCCGGACCCGAACCAGCCGGATCTGTTCAGCATCCTCGACGAGGCAGGCGGTGACGGTGATCGATCCGGAGATTCTCAAGGCGGTGCAGACCGTCTACTCGACAGATCTGAGCCTGCCCGAGGAATGGACGCAGGAGCGCCGCAACCAGTTCCTGACCGCCGAAGCGGACAAAATCAGCTCGATGGCAGCCAGTATGGCCGAGGAGCTGTGGGAGAAGGCGCTCGCGGCCTGGAGTCGTCAGCGCCACGGCCAGACCCCGAATCACGCGACCAAGGTGGCACTGCTGCAGGCGGCCCGGGCGCAGGCAGCTCAGACGGTGCTGAACAACGAGCTGTACGACCTGATCGAGACCGACGAGACCACCCCGGAGTGGGAGAGCCCCGACCCGATCTCAGACCCGGCGCAGCTCAGCTGGGAGCAGCGCTGGACGAACCCGGCTCATCAGAGCGAGCCGACCGAGGCCCTCGAAGCGTTGATCGACCGTCTGTGGCCGGCCCCGGACTTTTCGGGACCGTTCCGGATCAAGGCGGGCTACCTGACATCGGCCCGGGCCGAGGACGGCTTGGCGCTACCCGCCCGCCCCGAGGACCCGTTGACCGCCGAGTTGGCGCAGATGATCTACCGCGACCTGCGCGCGGACGGACTGCCCGAGCGATAGGCCCCCAGGTCTCGCTCTTCGACGACCTTGCCGACGATGTTTCCGACGACCTGGCCGATGATCTCGCAGCCGATATTGGCTCCGAGATGGGCGCCGACAGCGCCGCCGAGCCGCACGCGGATGAGCGCAGTGACGCAGCGGACACCGCGGCAGTCGACCCGCCGGTGGCTACAGCCGCCGGCGAGCCTGCACTGGCGCAACCCGCCGTCGTGGCAGAGGAGTTTCGCAGCACTGCCGACTTCCCGGCCAGCACTGATGTTCTGGTGCCCTCAGGTGCGAAAGCGCGTGCCCGCGCCAACCTCGCCGCCATCGAGCTGGTGCACACCCTGCGCGACGCCGGTCGACCGGCAACCCTTCCCGAGCAGCGCATCCTGGCTGCCTGGTCGGGGTGGGGAGCCATCCCGCAGGTCTTCGACCCCCGCGCAGAAGACTTCGCCGCCGAACGAGCGCGCTTGGCCGGTCTGCTCACCGCCGAGCAGTATCGTCGCGCCCAGGCCTCGATCCTCAACGCCCACTACACCGACCCCGCCGTGGTGTCTGCGGTTTGGGATGCACTAGGTGCGGCGGGTTTCTCCGGCGGCCCGGTACTCGAACCGGGCTGTGGCAGCGGCACATTCATCGGCCACGCGCCCGAGGGCGCCACCCTGGTCGGTGTCGAAGCAGACGACATCACCGCCGCCATCGCCTCACTGCTCTACCCCTCAGCTCAGGTCCGCCATGAAGGATTCGAGACCACCCGCGTCCCTGACGGCAGTTTCACCGCGGCAATCGGCAACGTCCCGTTCGGGCGGTACGCCTTAACGGACCCGCTGCACAACCCCCGCCGTCACAGCATTCACAACCACTTCATCGTCAAGTCGCTGTCCCTGGTCGCCCCCGGCGGATACGTTGCCGTGCTGACCAGCCGCTACACCATGGACTCAGTGAAAACGACTGCACGCCAGGACATTGCGCAGCGTGCCGATCTTATCGGGGCACTTCGGCTTCCGTCGCAGGCTTTCAGCCGTGTCGCCGGCACCGAGGTGGTGACCGACCTGCTGATCTTCCGCCGCCGCGAGGAAGGCGTCCAGGTCGATCTCGACACCTTGGACTGGATCAACACCGAGGACGCCGATCTGGTTGACCCGCGCACCGGCGGCGAGGAACAAGTTCCCGTCAACGCCTACTTCCTCAACAACCCGCACCGCGTCTTGGGTGCCACCGAGCTGGGTCACGGTCTGCACGGCTCGCCCCAGCTCGCCGTGGTCGGCGCCACCGGGCACGACTTGGCTGATCAGATTCGCGATCAACTCCAGCCGATGATGGCGGCGGCGGTCGCGCGCGGCCGCGGTCTCACTGCCCGCAGCGAGGACCTCTCCGGCGGCATCGAGGACGGCTTCGCGCCCGGGCTGCGCACCCAGGCCGCTCAGGTCGACGACCCGCCCCTGTACACGCTGCGCTACAACGCCGGCTCCCGCAGCATCGACTTCTGGGCCGGGCATGGCTGGGAGCCGAACAAGACGCCCAAGACCCTCATCGAGGAAACCCAGGAGCTGATTGCGCTTCGTGAGGTGGCCACCGCGCTGATCGCTGCCCAGCGGGATGGCGAGCCCGAGCATGACCGCGACCAGCTGCGCGCACACCTGAACACGCTCTACGACAACTACGTCAGCAAGCGCGGACCGGTCAACCGCTTCGAGTGGGTGCAGCGCAACGCCACCCAGGCCCTGCACGACAAGCGCATCGCCAAACTCGAAGCGACCTGGCGCGAGCAGGAGGGCACCACCGGCCGCCCCTACGACGGGCCCGTGCCCGCCGAAATGGTCGAGCAGTGGGAAACCGAAGCCTGGCAGCCACCGGAACCGTTCAAGAAGTTCCGCCACCTCGAAGGCGGCATGCGCTACGACCCCGGCTGGGCGGTCGTGTCCTCGCTGGAGGACTTCGACGAGGAGACCGGAACCGCCACCAAGGCACCGATTTTCAGCCGCGACGTCCTCACCGCTGACATCGAGCGCACCACCGCCGACACCCCCGAAGAAGCGCTCGCGATGAGCCTCGATCGGACCCGACGCGTCGACGTCGACCTGATCTCCGAGCTGCTCGGCATCGGTGAAGACGACACCCGCGCCCTGCTCGACGGCCTGGTCTACCCGAGTCTCGACGATCCCGACGAGCTAGTCCCGGCCACCACCGCGCTGTCAGGCAACGTGCGCTCCAAACTCGCCGCCGCCATCGAAGCCGCCGACACCAACCCCGCCTACGAGCCCTACGTCGCGGCGCTGCGCGAAGTGCAGCCCGAGCAACGTGAAGCCGAAGACATCAAGGTCCGCCCCGGCGCACCGTGGATCCCGGCCGCGGTGATCGCCGCGTTCGCCGAAAAGACCTTCGGCATCAACGGCGTCACGGCCGAACACATCGGCGGCCGCTGGACAGTCGACGTGCCCGGCTACAAGCGCCACGGCCGCCTCATGACCGACGAATGGGGCCTACAGAAGCGCAACTTCGACGCGGTGAGCCTCCTAGAAGCGGTCTGCAACTCCAAAGCCGTGGTCATCACCACCGAAGAAGGCGATGTCGACGCCCAAGCGACGTTCGCCGCGCAAGCCAAGTGCGCCAAGATCACCGAGGAGTTCACCCGCTGGCTGTGGTCAGACGACGAGCGCCGCGACACCCTGGTTACCGAATACAACCGACGCTTCAACTCGCTGCGCGCCCCGGTCTATGACGGCAGCCAGCTGCGGCTGCCGGGCCTCTCCGACCACTTCACTCCGCACTACTACCAGCGCAACGCCGTCGCCCGCATCACCAACG includes:
- a CDS encoding Transcription factor WhiB gives rise to the protein MTHLVANPVKMEINGLCNYSDPEDWFDYRKTKQCKRICGNCPLRQACARSALARGATDGVWAGVDLPGAHASVEEHLVARRQLAMVVSAMDHQPEAHRLRCLAIREAMHNATFPGTGAFVAESASA
- a CDS encoding helicase-associated protein; amino-acid sequence: MSSSFARQSTPTQRRTAPQRGAHITAVPHYGRREQQWHSNYKALLAFVAEAGHAQPIERITREGCSIGTWVDTQRARYRSGRLPLHQQNLLEAVPGWIWTPDRSAEYQRIWDQAFSALQQFVDTHGHAQPQYKSTGGRIRLGVWVSKQREFHREGVLAPERARRLEALPGWEWEPEQARAARSWERAFELLCAYASAHGEARPPCDHMTDNGFSLGGWVGRQRDDYRAGLLSAEKTQRLGTLPGWVWDGRELVAQGRKALWDRNFGDLVAYAAEHGHASPGLDDAAYRWVVIQRRRYASGRLAADQVTRLETLPGWRWRLRSVRRSWDDYYAEFRRYVTDSGHARPPVRFRTADGLALGQWTVDQRLAYRRGQLTADQVRRLEQVPEWSWKTLTPPRPTC